A region of the Roseibium algicola genome:
AACTCGGAAGCCGCTGGGAATCCATCATATTGTTGAGCTGTCGTTTCGCCGGCATCCGGTGAAAGCGCCGAGACATAGACCAACCCGGCAACCTTCTGGTCGACCCCAGCTTCGGTAATGACCGTGCCGCCCCAGGAATGCCCGACAAGAATGGCCGGGCCGTCCTGCCGGTCCAATGCGCGCTTGGTGGCCGCAACATCGTCTTCCAGAGATGTCAGCGGGTTCTGGACGATGGTGACCCGGTATCCACGCGTTGTCAGTTCGTCATAGACGCCGCGCCAGCCGGAGCCATCCGCAAAAGCGCCGTGAACAAGCACAACATTCCTGACAGTCTGATCCGCCGGAATGGTGTCTGACGCGTTCGCGGACTTCAGTCCGATGACGGCAGCGGCGGCAGCCGCCAGAACAAACATTTTCGTCTTGGATTTCATGGCTTCTCTCCTAGCAAAAAGCGATAATAGTTATCGCGATAAGAGTTATTATAGGGATCGAAATTTCAGGTCAAGAGAAATGTTATCGCGATATTGTTTCTCGTGATGTGGTTTGATATACGGGGGCAAAGGAGCAGTGCATGACGAATGACCGGAAGAACAGTCCACCGCCTTTGGACGATCAACTCTGCTACGCGATCTATTCGGCAGGGATTGCCATTCAGCGCGTATACAAACCCCTTCTTGACGAGCTCGGGGTGACCTATCCGCAGTATCTCGTTCTCAATGTTCTCTGGCGCGACGACCAGAAGACAGTCGGGGCAATCGCCGAGACCCTGGCGTTGGAATCCAGTACACTCACGCCGCTTCTCAAGCGTCTCGAAACGGCGGGACTGCTGCAAAGAACCCGAAATCCAAACAACGAGCGACAGGTTGTCGTCGCGTTGACCGACAAGGGCCGTGCGCTTCAGTCCAGGGCAGGATGCCTTGGCGAGGCTCTGCTGACGGCTTCGATGCAAAGCCCCGAAGACCTCGCGAGTCTCAACAAGAACATCCGAAATCTTCGCGACACGATCTATTCTCAGATCGGCGGGTGGGGCACTCCCGCCTGATCCGCGCGTTCGTCATGTCTACGTTGTCGGTATGGTGCCCCCGTCAATGACGTATTCGGTGCCGGTGATCGTGGCCGCGCGGTCGGACGCCACGAACGCAATCAGGTTCGCGACCTCTTCCGGTTTTGTCGGGCGACCGATCGGTATTCCGCCAAGCGCATCCATGATCATCTTCTTGCCGCCCTCGTAATCGGTGCCGGCCTGCTTGGCGAGACGGTCGGCAAGGCGCACCGACGCTTCCGTCTCAATCCAC
Encoded here:
- a CDS encoding MarR family winged helix-turn-helix transcriptional regulator, with translation MTNDRKNSPPPLDDQLCYAIYSAGIAIQRVYKPLLDELGVTYPQYLVLNVLWRDDQKTVGAIAETLALESSTLTPLLKRLETAGLLQRTRNPNNERQVVVALTDKGRALQSRAGCLGEALLTASMQSPEDLASLNKNIRNLRDTIYSQIGGWGTPA
- a CDS encoding alpha/beta fold hydrolase produces the protein MKSKTKMFVLAAAAAAVIGLKSANASDTIPADQTVRNVVLVHGAFADGSGWRGVYDELTTRGYRVTIVQNPLTSLEDDVAATKRALDRQDGPAILVGHSWGGTVITEAGVDQKVAGLVYVSALSPDAGETTAQQYDGFPAASEFVIDTSEDDFAYVDREKFKSGFAHDVSDADAAFMRDSQVPLNLAAFGTKLKNAAWRSKPSWAVIATEDKAFDQAMLIHLAERIGAKITKVSASHALFMTQPKVVADTIDEAAQTVSNQH